From bacterium, the proteins below share one genomic window:
- the nikR gene encoding nickel-responsive transcriptional regulator NikR, translating to MADLVRFGVSLEKELLTKFDKHIKNNNYPTRSKAIGDLIRENLIKKEWIEGKEVVGAITLVYNHHKRELVNRLTGVQHDFHQVIISSQHIHLDEDNCVEIVVVKGKPKEVEKLAYKLKSTKGVKHGSLTMATTGKEIA from the coding sequence ATGGCAGATTTAGTTCGTTTTGGTGTATCACTGGAGAAAGAACTATTAACTAAATTTGATAAACATATCAAAAATAATAATTATCCCACTCGCTCTAAGGCGATTGGAGACTTAATTAGAGAAAATCTAATTAAGAAGGAATGGATAGAAGGTAAAGAGGTTGTGGGAGCGATTACTTTAGTATATAACCACCACAAAAGAGAATTAGTAAATAGATTAACCGGTGTCCAGCACGATTTTCACCAGGTTATCATTTCATCTCAACATATTCACCTGGATGAAGACAATTGTGTGGAGATAGTGGTAGTGAAAGGTAAGCCCAAGGAAGTCGAGAAATTGGCTTATAAACTGAAGTCAACAAAAGGTGTTAAACACGGCTCTTTGACTATGGCCACAACCGGCAAGGAAATAGCATAA
- a CDS encoding 4Fe-4S dicluster domain-containing protein, translated as MKYPKLRELREAIKAVIKGPYTTKFPYEPHVPPEKFRGKPEFYEKDCVGCSACAEVCPATAIEVKDDTRAKPPMRRLVLHFDICIFCGQCQANCITEKGVKLTGEYDLALFNRNEAIVKVEKELLVCEECGKVIGAKDHLYFLASKLGPLAYGNMPLLLTVSGELELVKTPPTIGPPLRRAHIFRILCPRCRREVLLEDIWGKKKPEK; from the coding sequence ATGAAGTATCCTAAATTAAGGGAATTAAGAGAAGCAATTAAAGCAGTTATAAAGGGTCCTTATACTACGAAGTTTCCTTACGAACCTCACGTGCCTCCTGAGAAGTTTAGGGGCAAGCCCGAATTTTATGAGAAAGATTGCGTGGGCTGTTCTGCCTGTGCCGAAGTCTGTCCGGCAACAGCAATCGAGGTCAAAGATGACACTAGAGCAAAACCACCCATGCGCAGACTGGTTTTGCATTTCGACATCTGTATTTTCTGCGGGCAGTGCCAGGCGAATTGCATTACGGAAAAGGGAGTCAAGCTTACTGGAGAATACGATTTGGCTTTATTTAATAGGAATGAGGCTATAGTTAAAGTAGAAAAGGAATTGTTAGTTTGTGAAGAGTGTGGCAAAGTGATCGGAGCTAAAGACCACCTTTACTTTTTGGCGAGTAAGCTCGGACCATTAGCATATGGTAATATGCCTTTACTACTCACCGTATCCGGAGAATTGGAGTTGGTAAAAACCCCACCAACAATAGGTCCTCCTTTGAGGAGGGCACACATCTTTCGCATTCTCTGTCCCAGGTGTCGTAGAGAGGTTCTCCTTGAAGATATCTGGGGCAAAAAGAAACCGGAAAAATAA
- a CDS encoding energy-coupling factor ABC transporter permease: MHIPDGFLNAETWVTMDVVAGLGVAYAIKKTKTSLGERQIPLMGVMAAFIFAAQMLNFPVAGGTSGHFIGGVMAAVLLGPWAATLVMSTIFIVQCLLFQDGGLTALGANIFNMGIIGTVLGYYIYRGIGIFFGSKKGLFWGVGIASWLAVVLAATFCSIELAFSGTVPLRVALPAMAGVHAFIGIGEAIITVGVIRLILKARPDLLQRYA; this comes from the coding sequence ATGCACATACCGGATGGGTTTTTGAATGCCGAGACATGGGTAACCATGGATGTAGTGGCTGGTTTAGGTGTAGCTTATGCTATTAAGAAGACGAAAACGAGTCTTGGTGAACGACAGATTCCTTTAATGGGGGTAATGGCTGCTTTCATTTTTGCAGCTCAAATGTTGAATTTTCCAGTTGCAGGAGGAACCAGCGGGCATTTCATAGGAGGAGTCATGGCAGCAGTGCTACTTGGACCGTGGGCAGCTACATTAGTAATGAGCACAATATTTATTGTGCAGTGTCTACTCTTCCAGGATGGTGGTTTGACAGCTTTGGGGGCAAATATCTTCAATATGGGAATCATAGGCACTGTGTTGGGATACTACATCTACCGAGGAATCGGGATTTTTTTCGGTAGTAAGAAAGGATTATTCTGGGGAGTGGGAATTGCCAGTTGGCTGGCAGTAGTCCTGGCAGCTACATTCTGTTCAATAGAACTGGCGTTCTCGGGCACTGTTCCTCTAAGAGTAGCCCTGCCGGCAATGGCTGGTGTACACGCTTTCATCGGCATAGGGGAAGCCATTATAACTGTGGGAGTAATAAGACTCATTTTAAAGGCACGTCCTGACCTGTTGCAAAGGTACGCGTGA
- a CDS encoding PDGLE domain-containing protein produces the protein MEKWIIILLGVAVLAAVFLSPFASTKPDGLERVAEDKGFLGRGEGPQVVNSPIPDYAVPGIKNEKLATAIAGFVGVIIVAALGFGLGAILKRKEKVQ, from the coding sequence ATGGAGAAATGGATTATTATACTTCTGGGAGTTGCTGTTTTAGCAGCAGTTTTCCTTTCACCATTTGCTTCTACTAAACCGGATGGATTGGAAAGAGTTGCTGAAGATAAAGGGTTCCTGGGAAGAGGGGAGGGGCCACAAGTGGTTAACTCTCCTATTCCGGACTATGCTGTACCAGGGATTAAGAATGAGAAGTTAGCGACAGCAATTGCAGGTTTTGTAGGAGTGATTATCGTCGCCGCACTTGGCTTCGGTTTAGGAGCTATTTTGAAGAGAAAAGAGAAAGTCCAATGA
- a CDS encoding Na+/H+ antiporter subunit E has translation MKSRIILFFLAILVWLGLTWPPDWQHISIGILAAIFVAFMTGDMFTKRPHLFRHPKRYLWLLYYLPIFIWECIKANFDVAYRVGHPDLPINPGIVKVKTSLKSDTGLTFLANSITLTPGTLSVDVDQEEGFLYVHWINVKDKDIEKATKLIIGRFEPILKRIFE, from the coding sequence ATGAAAAGTAGAATTATTCTATTTTTCCTGGCAATTTTAGTCTGGCTTGGCCTAACCTGGCCACCTGACTGGCAGCATATTTCCATTGGAATTCTGGCAGCAATATTTGTTGCCTTTATGACCGGGGATATGTTTACTAAGCGTCCACATCTTTTTAGACATCCCAAACGATATCTCTGGTTGCTTTATTATTTACCTATTTTTATCTGGGAATGCATAAAAGCAAACTTTGATGTGGCCTATCGGGTGGGCCATCCAGACCTACCGATTAATCCAGGAATAGTCAAAGTAAAAACAAGTCTAAAATCGGACACAGGTCTTACATTCTTGGCTAATTCCATTACGCTTACGCCCGGGACTTTAAGTGTAGATGTGGACCAGGAAGAAGGTTTCCTTTATGTCCACTGGATTAATGTGAAGGATAAAGATATAGAAAAGGCAACAAAATTGATTATAGGTAGATTCGAACCCATTTTAAAGAGAATCTTCGAATAG
- a CDS encoding transporter, whose amino-acid sequence MKNLILYLFIIFFIPSLVYSARPLSVDDAGTVDSGIYETEAGIGYSQDKEENGETEISLSIKQGLTERMDLGVSLPYVMTSPKDGNGESGMGDAELIAKFNLVKEGDKTPGFSVTLGIIMDTGEKNKGIGSGEIDYNFNSILSKELQFITLNGNLGYTAKAKTASFGIALEYPADERLNLVAELTGENKSDSPIECIIGTNFSARENLILDFGIGTGLNDYSSRLNVTGGLTLSF is encoded by the coding sequence ATGAAGAATCTAATTCTTTATCTTTTCATTATATTCTTTATACCTTCTTTGGTTTATAGTGCAAGACCACTTTCTGTTGACGATGCTGGCACGGTAGATTCAGGTATTTACGAGACAGAAGCAGGTATCGGTTATTCTCAGGATAAAGAAGAGAATGGGGAGACTGAGATTTCCCTCTCAATTAAGCAGGGCTTAACTGAACGAATGGACCTGGGAGTTTCACTTCCCTATGTAATGACCAGTCCTAAAGATGGAAATGGGGAAAGCGGGATGGGAGATGCAGAATTGATTGCTAAGTTTAATCTGGTGAAAGAGGGAGATAAAACTCCAGGATTCAGTGTGACTTTGGGAATAATTATGGATACAGGAGAAAAAAATAAAGGCATCGGTTCGGGAGAGATAGATTATAATTTTAACAGTATCCTGAGCAAGGAATTGCAATTTATTACCTTGAATGGAAACTTAGGATATACTGCAAAAGCAAAGACTGCCTCCTTTGGCATTGCTCTGGAGTATCCTGCAGATGAAAGGCTTAATTTGGTTGCCGAACTTACAGGAGAGAACAAATCAGATTCACCCATAGAATGCATAATCGGAACCAACTTCTCCGCCAGAGAAAATTTAATTCTCGATTTTGGAATTGGGACAGGACTCAATGATTACAGTTCCCGGCTAAATGTAACCGGAGGTTTAACTCTTAGTTTCTGA
- a CDS encoding cation:proton antiporter produces MKRADKMNRRLRWLAGLLIIIALFVGIIFYPPASMLEWQSISLMRFFFILSLCCVFCLYRIMRGPTPADRVVSIDILGILIVGFCAVLGISTGRPWYIDIGIAWALQSFIATIALAKYLEGKGFEE; encoded by the coding sequence GTGAAAAGAGCTGATAAGATGAACAGAAGGTTACGCTGGTTAGCAGGGTTATTAATAATAATTGCATTATTTGTAGGAATTATATTTTATCCTCCTGCTTCAATGCTTGAGTGGCAGTCAATCAGTCTTATGCGCTTTTTCTTTATCCTTTCGCTCTGCTGTGTATTTTGTCTATATCGCATTATGAGGGGTCCCACTCCAGCAGACAGGGTAGTTTCTATTGATATATTGGGAATATTAATTGTTGGTTTTTGCGCTGTGTTGGGTATTTCTACAGGAAGACCATGGTATATTGATATTGGTATTGCCTGGGCTTTGCAGAGTTTCATTGCTACTATAGCCTTGGCTAAATACCTTGAAGGAAAGGGGTTTGAGGAATAA
- the hycI gene encoding hydrogenase maturation peptidase HycI, producing MSDNKELAKLKNRLQGKVLIVGIGNPLRGDDGVGPEIIKRLNNPLPRLLLFDVGETPENYLGKIVKQKPDTMVLIDAVDFGSSPGTIKIIEKDDIKDESLSTHNASLNLVAKYLQKETSADVFLLGIQPKTTEFGREISQPAREGLEKIVRMLERT from the coding sequence TTGTCTGATAATAAAGAACTGGCAAAACTCAAAAATAGACTCCAGGGTAAAGTACTGATTGTAGGTATCGGGAATCCTTTACGCGGCGATGATGGAGTCGGTCCAGAGATAATAAAGAGATTAAACAACCCTTTACCCCGTCTACTTTTGTTTGATGTCGGTGAAACCCCTGAAAATTATTTAGGAAAGATTGTTAAACAGAAACCAGATACAATGGTTTTGATTGATGCGGTTGATTTCGGTAGTTCCCCGGGAACGATAAAGATTATAGAAAAGGACGATATAAAAGATGAGTCTCTTTCTACGCATAACGCGAGCTTGAACCTGGTAGCAAAATATTTACAGAAAGAGACCTCTGCAGATGTATTTCTTTTGGGCATACAGCCAAAAACTACAGAATTTGGAAGAGAAATTTCCCAGCCGGCAAGAGAAGGCTTGGAAAAGATTGTTAGAATGTTGGAAAGAACTTAA
- a CDS encoding hydrogenase maturation nickel metallochaperone HypA, with protein sequence MHELGIAQDLFHIVEDKAKENNLKAVAKIVVVVGEASGIEEDFLRHNLMDHLMPGSIAEKAELEITTEPLQARCLACGIETDSRQSSSLECPNCGDNNLEVTQGKSVYLQSIEGE encoded by the coding sequence ATGCATGAATTGGGTATAGCTCAGGATTTATTCCACATAGTAGAGGATAAAGCAAAAGAGAACAATCTAAAAGCAGTCGCTAAGATTGTGGTGGTAGTTGGAGAAGCTTCGGGAATTGAAGAGGATTTTCTGAGGCATAACTTGATGGATCACCTTATGCCAGGTAGTATTGCAGAGAAAGCAGAATTAGAAATAACAACAGAGCCATTACAGGCAAGATGCCTGGCTTGCGGAATAGAGACAGATTCCCGGCAAAGTTCCTCTTTAGAATGTCCTAACTGCGGGGATAACAATTTAGAAGTTACTCAAGGAAAAAGTGTTTATTTACAAAGTATCGAAGGCGAGTAA
- the mnhG gene encoding monovalent cation/H(+) antiporter subunit G, with translation MIEIIGYIFIAVGLMFDLFGCLGLVRLPDVYNRLQASTKCVTLGTCSILFGLFLFKGFTASGIKALLCIVFLILTAPVSAHAIARGAHISGVKLWDKSVCDKYEEDKKEM, from the coding sequence ATGATAGAAATAATTGGGTACATATTTATCGCCGTTGGGCTTATGTTTGACCTCTTTGGTTGCCTTGGTCTGGTGAGGCTTCCCGACGTGTACAATCGCCTTCAGGCTTCTACCAAGTGCGTAACGTTGGGAACCTGCAGTATTCTATTTGGGCTATTTCTATTCAAGGGATTTACTGCCAGTGGAATTAAAGCGTTACTATGTATTGTCTTTTTAATATTAACTGCTCCCGTATCTGCCCATGCTATTGCTCGAGGAGCCCATATTTCCGGAGTAAAACTCTGGGATAAATCAGTTTGCGATAAATACGAAGAAGATAAAAAAGAAATGTAG